One stretch of Nicotiana tabacum cultivar K326 chromosome 18, ASM71507v2, whole genome shotgun sequence DNA includes these proteins:
- the LOC107769940 gene encoding uncharacterized protein LOC107769940, producing the protein MSRGIDNNNRRKKKAEDDEVEELLREAEDDVFLKLSLNSHMARGSSTQFINPDLDQRLRALKSKQTPKTKNPIPQQPCSTSTASDVNLFPRFAALKSSFPAYSSSANQQVAEENEEDDDEVEKVIKWAIDAARLDPSPPSETNEDENSEDDVS; encoded by the coding sequence ATGAGCAGAGGTATCGACAACAACAataggaggaagaagaaggcggAAGACGACGAGGTTGAAGAGCTGTTGCGGGAGGCAGAGGATGACGTATTCCTCAAGCTCAGCCTCAATTCCCATATGGCTCGTGGTTCTTCCACCCAATTCATCAATCCAGATCTCGATCAACGTTTACGTGCCCTCAAATCCAAGCAAACCCCCAAAACCAAAAACCCTATTCCCCAACAACCATGTTCAACCTCTACAGCTTCCGATGTTAACTTGTTTCCCAGATTTGCAGCTCTCAAAAGCTCCTTTCCCGCTTATTCTTCTTCGGCTAACCAACAGGTTGCGGAGGAGAATGAAGAGGATGACGATGAAGTTGAGAAGGTGATTAAGTGGGCCATTGATGCTGCTAGGCTTGACCCTTCACCTCCCTCTGAGACTAATGAAGATGAAAATAGTGAGGATGATGTCAGCTAA